TTAAAACAGCTTGACCCATGTTCCTAACCTCTGCACAGATTTTCTTTGATGCTTGAAGCATTTTCGCTTCTGCCATGAAGCTCTTTTGGAGGAGTGAGTTCCTTCCCTATGCAATGAGATAAATGCTGCTTCAAGAAGTGATAGAAACAATGCTTGTTTAGAGGAATCTCAATGCGTTTGGGTGTCTATGTCTTGAACCCAATAAAGGCAGAAATAAATAGTTAGTGAGAAAAGACAGTCTACCAATGAGAAAGGGAAACAAAACAAAAGGTGCAAAACCAAGTTACTCTCTTCTTCACCAGATTTTGCACCGACATATAtcaatctattattgctcttctTCTTTCTAATTCTTATAGAATCATCCGTTGGTGAAAGAAGATAAAAGCAAACAACCCTTTGAATCATTCTGGACACGACTAACATAATCCCCCGCTCATACACTACACACATAAAATTGCTAGCAATGTGCAAATTCACCTGGCATAATAATACATATCACTGCTTCAGTTTGCATTTGGGGAAATGACGCAGCTAGTGAGGTGATAATGGAGGCGGATCAAATGCTGGTCCAGAACCGACAGAGGCACCGTTCATAATGCATTTATGTTGCAGTGTCTACCACAACCACAAGTAGGCGTGGCTAAAACAATACCGTGTCATCTTTTCAGCCATTTAAACAGAGCAATATCTCTCAGATTTCAGAACATTTATATTTGAGTTTAGATAAAGTTCTCTGTGAAAGAGAACTTGATCAATCATATCATATCATATAGAAAACATTCAACCATGAATACCCAACAACAAGATGATGATCATATAATAATGTTCCCGTTCATGGCACAAGGTCATATCATACCATTCTTAGCTTTAGCAAAGCTAATCTCTCAGAGAAAACCCAACACTAGGATCACTCTTGTTAGCACTCCTCTCAACATCAAATACCTTCAGCTAACCTTAGATTCAGAAACCAAGACCATATACAAAAACATATCTTTAGCTGAACTTCCTTTCTCGGGTACGGATCATGGGTTACCACCTAATTCTGAAAACACTGATTCTTTACCTTCTCATCTAATCGAAAGCCTCTTCTACGCATCAGAAACCTTAAAACCTTCTTTCGACAATCTTATTACCCAAATCATAACAAATGAAAAACGTGTCCCTGCCTGTATTATCTCTGATATTTTCTTAGGCTGGGTTAATGATATTGCCGAACGTGTCGGTGCGTATCATATTTCTTTCACCACTGGTGGTGGGTACGGCACTGCTGTGTATTTCTCAATGTGGATGTACCTTCCGCATCGTAAAAATGATGATGATCGCAATGATCTTATTGAAGAATTTCACGTACCCGAATTCCCGGATACGTGTCGGTTGCATATCTCTCAACTTCCAGTTTATCTAAGAGAAGCAGATAAAGAAACCCCATTTGCCAAATTTTTCCAGAAACAGATTTCGCTGTCACTGAAATCAGATGGAATGCTGTGTAATACTGTCGAAGAGATTGAAGTTTTGGGTTTGGAAACTCTTAGAAAACATATGGATTGTAAACCAGTTTGGACTATTGGTCCTTTACTGCCTCCATTTTTACTAGGCAATGGGAgggattcaacaaataaaggtgtTGCTTCAAACTTACGGGCAGGGAAAGAATTCGGGATTTCTCCAGAGAGTTGTATAGAGTGGTTGAACCATAAGAAACCATCTTCGGTTCTATACATTTCATTTGGTTCTCAAAACACAATTAGAGCATCAAAAATGATGGAATTAGCTTTGGGTTTGGAGAAAAGTGGGAAATGTTTTATATGGGTATTAAGACCACCGAGTGAATTCGATATAAAATCTGAATTCAGGTCTGAATGGTTACCACAAGGATTTGTTGAGAGAATCAAAGAATCTCAAAGGGGGTTGTTGGTGAAAAAATGGGCACCCCAACTGGAGATACTATGTCACAAGTCAACAGGTGCATTTCTGAGTCATTGTGGATGGAATTCGGTGTTAGAGAGTTTAAGTCAAGGAGTACCTATAATTGGTTGGCCCTTGGCAGCAGAACAATGTTATAATTCTAAGATGATGGAAGAGGAAATGGGTGTTTGTATGGAATTGGCTAGAGTTGACGGACAAGTAGCTAATGAGGATGTGAAGAAAATAATTGAACAAGTAATGGATAGTAGTAAAGGAGACGAAATGAGGAAGAAGGCAATGGTGATTGGGGAGAAAATTAGAGCTTCAATGACAGAAGATAAAGGTGAAGGTGATTGTCAGAAAGGGTCATCTATTAGATCAGTTGATGATTTTCTTGCAACCGTAACTTCTAAAAATTAAGCTATAAAACTTTATATTAGTCGATAGATTTTTATTGTATTTGGACTTTGTAATAAACTTTTGAGTTCAAGAACATGCAATTTGATGCATGATTCTTCTGGGCCTTGGCCACAATCTAGCCAAGACCAGAGATGTGCAGCATTAGTtgtgaaacctattttgaggaaTACTcaaatgttttgaggcatacctaatggtgccaaaatagggtcattagGTAAAAAAAACTCATCACCCTTTATCTATCCATATTTGATAATGGCAGCGCTATGACCAAGTATTCAGTTGGTGGTGACATCAGCTAACTAGGAGGATAAACCACACCTTGTTAATCAATAGGCGTCATTAAAGACAACACATGGTTTGGAGCTTAAGATTCGACTGCCAAGTTCTCTTAACATTCTTTACAAGACTAATAGAGACGGAAATAAGAATGTTAAGTGTAACATGAGTTAACTACAGAAGTAAGACAATGAAAACATACAACACAACTAAAACTACATGCTTGGTAATATAGTCTGGTTAAGAATCACTGACGGTTCGTCGAGCAGGAAATAAGAGAACGACCATAAAGACATCAGCAAAACAAAGACTAGGTGATGAAACTGGATGACAAAGTAAACTTAGAGAAAGACTTAGTGAGTCTAAAATGGTATAGTTCATACGAATCTAAGCTAGATTAATGTTGTTCGTGAAATCGAATCATTGAAAGTTGATGGAATGTTGAAACCTTCTTGTTGTATCATTTCCTTCCAAGGTCTTCTAGTTCCTACATCACATCTTAGTCGGTCTTTTGCGCGCAAGAGAAGCTCTAAAACACCTGCTGTCTTAGCTTTCTAGGTGGGATTGTTAGTACATCTTGTTATATTAACATTCTAAACGGTCAGTCTTGATCATTTATGCCCATTGTTAAGGTATCAAACAAACGGGAAGGAACATGAAACCTGAATATGATGCACCAACTTACGGGCTGAGATTGGTTGGGAGGATGTAAAATGCTGACCATATCACCTATTTATCATTTAATTGTTTCTTAGCATACTGAAGCAAAACAACCAACAATTAAGAACAAGTTAAATAGGATTCGACTTTTAAGTTCTCTAAGTAAGAACAAGTTAAATAGGATTCGACTGTCAAGTTCTCTGGGACTTGTAACATTAGAACGAATCAGATGGCGCAATTGAACCTTAGGAGAAAAAAAATCTTAGGCTCTCTATATATACGGCCGTTTAAAAGAACAGACAGAAAAAATCAACTAAAAACCATAGCTAAACTGTGGTTTCTCTCGCAGTTAGGTGACATCATCAGCAGCTAAATACTTGGTCAGGGTGCTGCTACATCAAAAATGATCTAGCAGCGTGAGAGCAAATTTTTTCCCCATAATTACCCTTACAtgattaatgattatgattaggtTTAATGATACTGATTAATTATGAAtgttaaggattgattaaaattaaattattagtggtaaaTTAGTGGAGAAATcagatttatgtgagagagttggggtttttgagaggaagaagaagaagtgcaaaaaaaaaaacttgggttttgagattttagtgattagaaatgaccaaaatgtgtgattcaaatcatatTCACAGGTATACTTGCAGACGGTGTTTGATCTCACTTTTCTTAGGTTgaattttagagaaaaaaaatcaaaattttacaaacttttttggATGTTCAATGCTGGGTTCGGCTATAGAATAACTAATCGAATCTTGTTGGGAAGAACCGTTTGGCTGATATTTCTAAAGGAGAACCTAAGTGTATAAAAAAATATTTGATGTTCGGCTTATTCAAACTGCAATTGTTATTGGCCGAACTTGAACCTCGTAGTTTGGTGTTTTATAAGCAGAGTcatgttcggcttactatgataCAGCCGAACCTGATAGTGTAAAAACACAAGTTAAAGGTTCGGCTATACAACTGCATtttcaatatgtgccgaaccttgccTTGGTGGATCACTTTTATAGGTTCTTCTAGAAATCAAACTTTTCGAACTAGCCAAACATGGATTTTATCCGAAATAAATAAGATCTGGCTGAAAATAATATATCAGATAATCATCCGAACCTAAAGGTCTTCTTCATTATAAACTGGGTTCGATTGgaaatgtgatatttcaatatcaaccgaactgttcttctgaAACATAAAAAAACAACGAAGAACACAGATCtggtttccaatatgcggatctGGAGCTAAATATCTTGCGCAACGCTTCACACGACTCATTTATACTTTTGAttttaatcaataatcaaatatttATGAATCAACAATTAATCGCCaacgaaaaataaaatcaaaacagtttGATAATGATTAAATTGGGTTAGGAATGAAAAtggtttttgattttgaaaatgattttggattttgattagtttaggtttatgttttaaatttagttgaagggtatttaattaatttaaaataattaaGGGTAACTTAGTAATCTACCCATtgttaggacaccccttataaacctaCCCTAGGAAAACGATATTATATGCCTCAAAAcatttgagtatgcctcaaaataggtttcagtTGTCGCTTATGATGTGATTTTGTACAGTAGTAAATAAGGGCTTGTTTCAGAACTTGTGAAGATTGTgattttaaatttaaatttttaatattaaagaaaataaagcaagtaaAAGTTGTGTGAAAAAGTTTTGAGAATACTGAGGCTAAGGATTCCACCactcaacaatatttatgtaattcaatattaatttttatcatgtaattctagacaatatagctccaatcaaaagaaattgtgattctaaattattgcgtatcttagattttcaaaacatcaattgttaatcgcaagcatgaagtatcaaaagccctaaactaagcatacttcatcaagagaaaacataactaatcaataaaaatcatttactcaattTTCGCTCGatacaaataatcataaaagaattgcataaattaatttaaataaattttaccacgtaattattgaaagaatggctTCCTTCGTCACCCCAGGGATTGGGTGTAgcttatcatgttggaaacacactcaaaatatgaatGTATTGCTCAAAAGTACTTACAAATGTTGAAAAGGGGAGAAATCAAATGAACCAGGAATTTGCAGCGTGTAAAAAGCGTTGCAAACCCATTGTTACAATGTACGATAAAATAGAAGTGTTGTAGTCGTTGTTCAACTGCCGCTGGAACGACTGTTGCAAAATCGAGAAAAGACCACGGTTTATTAATGACAGTCTTTCtcagtctaatgttcttcgtgttcttgatgcAGCAGCATGTATGATTTCTGAAACTCGATTTTTCTTCTCTCTGCAACTCTCCAAACTATGCCAACTCTCTGTGTCCCTTACGACCTCACCCAatctctatttatacacctagCACCTCCCATATCTTCCAAAATCTCCGCAATGAATCCATAATAAAGAGATTATATTTTCACGGgattatttcattttcttttcttgtttttgattcACATGCATCTGTTTGAATTTTTCACTCCAAAACGCTGCCAACACATCAAGGATTGAGTGAAACCTTCTCCCGACACACGTCATCTACCAAATGTCCCGATAATATTTGCTTGCCATGATTAGTTGAGATTACGTGAAATCTTATTCTCTTTCCGAATATAACTCAATTAGCGTCCCTGGCTTCGGATCGTCTGTGACCTACTAGGGTGTCTCCTTGTGTCCCATCAGTAATAATCCGCCATGTGTCCAAATtagtttcccataaataaaagaaGATGTCACCGTTAGAGAGGAGgggaaatcaaggaagaaaaatgaaaataataatgaCTTAAACCGAATTATGGATATTTTTTTATCGAGCCTACTTCCTAACCAAAAGAATatattttattcctttatactAACTCGTCTTCTCGTCTTATACTTTTTTACTGTCTTCTCGTCTTCTCTTCCGTTAGtattagtttcccaccaaatgtTAGATTAAAAAAGATGAAGTTGTAGGTAAGTTTTGTTTCATTCAAAagttgattttaagtttttggaTCTTCATGActtaaaatgaaaaattaaattgtacaaataaaaaatcaaattgtAGGATACAATTTTTTTGGCAGGATACAAATGAAAAATCAAATTGTGCACAAAACGGACTTGGAAAACATGGTCGACTTTATTTTGGTAAGGGCATCGACTTAAACATTTCTTCAAACGTTGATTGTAATGGCGATGTTCAATTAATTCATTCTAGAATGCCTGAAGAAATTATTCCATTACTTGGAATGGAGTTTGAAATAGAAGAAGAGGCACACAATTTCTATAAAAACTATGCATTCAGTTATGGTTTTAGTGTgagaaaaatcaaggcacattGTTATAGTGATGGCAAAGTGagagataaaattttggtttgttctgctgaaggTAAGCGGGGAACATATAGACGTGATGCTTGTATAAAAACCCATCGTGCTGAGACAagatttgtgttagagcatagctcggttgaacccaccaagtgttggtttGTCAAGttaggttgtcatattttagtgaatcaaaactcatttaagagtcgcttgattatgtactagactcaacttcgtataagttagcttgaaagtattaggatatgagacattacaagtattgcgaagacttgaagaagtgaagaagtaagaagctacaacgacaacatcatccttccacttgaggttggtgatatttgacttgaaaggtttcattccctaacgtatctttcaagtcgtgcatattgaaagatacaagggtcactcaaactagatcgaagtttcgacagggatctttagactgttgttagtgctaaagacgatcttgtgataatccattgttaacagactccgttctgtgcgtgattgatcacaagagattcaagttgttgtgtgcaggtgtttattcaagatctaagaagatttgaagaaagagaacatattgaagatttctgatttggggttcataatctttagtgtgtacaatacttgtttcggtatgagaggatccaactataatcggtttatccttgtggtagattggattgattagttgtgtagatcggcatcaatacaattctttgtgattaaaagtattgattgcaaaatcttaacaattacctttggtgattgggtataagatagatctaagaacctgacaaagaagtttatgttaagataaacagaagagcctttgtccgactcacatcacttggttgaatagagttgataccaaacatatttgttgttcctttactgtttggaatacgaaccaaaggaattgttccaagtatgtgacttattcataagttggaggcgtgggaatacagacagaactaggtgaactataggtttagttgcttggtatcaattgtacaaagttaggtttaattttgtgtagcggcttaatcctgagagtattcaattctggacaaggtcccgggggttttctgcatttgcggtttcctcattaacaaaatcttgttgtgtcatttattttatatttccgcattataattgttttatcataatcaaagtaaattacacaaacgttaattcctatttacttgataagcaatcctattgtgtttggttaagtccgaacctttttatcaagtaacatacttcgttggtgtattgtctcgatctcgtatccatacacgatcacacgaagtgtgacccgattagttgcattgtctcgactcagtccataaacaatcactttcggaaaaaggacttataggtagaaaagttttagcttgaggtatatttgggtaccctcgccttttcaatttggGTGGCTAGACAATATGAAAATTAGTAATTATTCTAATGGTGGTAAGTATAGTGTCATCGAATTTGTTCCAGGTCATACACATGTAACATCAGGTCCTTCTATGACCCATTTGTTTAGATCACACAGAAAAATTACTACTGCAAGCATAACCCAAGCAGAAATGGCTGACATGTCGGGTATCACTCCTAAAGAAACTTTAGAATTTTTTAGCAGACAAGCTGGTGGCCACCAAAATCTTGGTTTTACTCATGTTGATTATAAAAACTCTCTGCGATCAAAGAGAACAAGAGGAATGCAGTCTGGGGATACCAGTGGTGTTCTTGAGTATCTACAAAAGATGCAGTTGAACGATCCAAATTTTTACTATGCAATTCAGGTAGAtatagatgatttaataacaaacATATTCTGGGCCGATGCAAAAATGATGGTGGACTATGATTATTTCGGTGATGTGGTGTGTTTCGATACTACATatagaaaaaaaacaaagaaggGCGGCCTCTTGCGATGTTTGTCGGAGTAAATCATCACAAGCAGTCGATAATATTTGGTGCAACACTATTATATGATGAAACTATACCAACATTTAGGTGGTTGTTTGACACTTTTGTCAAAGCTATGTCCGGGAAGAAACCAAAAACCATTTTCGCTGATCAAGATGCAGCAATGGCTAGTGCATTAGCGTCACAATGGCCAGAAACATGTCATCGGTTATGTATTTGGCATATATATCAAAATGCGGCTAAGCATTTAAGCCATGCTTTTGAGAAGTTTGAAAACTTTGCCAAAGAATTTAGCAACTGTGTATATGATCACAAAGAGGAAGCAGAATTTATAGATGCTCGGAATAAGATGCTTTCAAAATATGATCTCCAAGAAAATGATTGGTTGAAACGACTATTTGAGCTATAAGAAAAATGGGAGCTAGTGTATGGGAGAGATACCTTCAGTGCAGATATTACCACCACCCAACGTAGTGAAAGCTTGAACAGTGTTATAAATAGGTATGTTAGCTACAAATATGATTTTTTGCGTTTTTTTCGGCGTTTTGAAAAACTGGTTGAAGATCGACGTTATGAAGAGTTTAAATCAGACTTTAATGCAAGTCAGAGCTTCCCTGCAATGTCATTCCCAGTAGAGATCCTAAAACATGCAGCAAAAGTTTATACTCCACAAATATTCAAATTGTTTCAAATACAGTTTGCAGGGCTCATGATTGTGCAGTCATGGATTTTGGAACTATTGGGATTGTGAAAAAATATGGGGTTATACCAAATGGGAAAAAATATCATCGCACAATCATTTTTGATTCATTAAGTAACAATCTTTCATGTAGTTGTAGAAGGTTTGAGTTTGCAGGTTTCTTGTGTTCACATGCTCTAAAAGTTCTCTCGATTCATAATATAAAGAGTATTCCTACTCAATACATCTTAAAGAGGTGGACCAAAGATGTAAAGTCTGGGTGTACCAATATTCACTCGCATTCTAAAAATGCAGATGATCCCAAAGGTGCGATAGTTAGACGTTATAGAGAGTTATGTCGACTACATATTCAACTAGCGACAATGGCATCGATTACTGATAAAGCATATGAAATAGCTATATCAGGACTAAACAAAACACTAGCCGAGGTTGATGCAAGTTTGAGAGGTCTTACCCTTCAGAAAACTTCACAAACTGAATCCGTTACTGATTGTGTATCTCAACAACATGTTGTTTTACCTGCTAATGATGATAATCTCAAGGTGAAAGGAATTAAGGTTAAGGAAAAAGAAGTCGGCGTCGGTTCTAGTAGGCTACCAAATGCTTTGAAAACAGCAGTTGCAAAAGTTACAAGAAAAAGAAAGCCTCAAAAAACAATATTAGATGCTCCAAGCAATGATGATTCCCAACCCGTAAGCGGTATCCGAAGCCAGCAATTACTGATGCCTCATGCTGACCATGTAAgtacttttgatgttttgaagTGATTTGAATTATTTATAGATGCATATCTTATCATTTACTAAAGAGTTATTGTACTCACAGAGTATTCCGTGGTATGGTTCCACTTACATGCCAACGCCAATGTAATAGTTTCAGGTATTACGTCTtcctaaatattttttcttttgttatgcTTACTGTTTTCACAGTAATAATCTTCTAAAATTTACTGTATACTTTCCACCCAGCAACACAGCATGGGAAACTATAATCTCATAAATAACCATCAACGGTATTCTTTGGGAAGCTACAACACTGTAAACGGCCATCAATCATATTCGGGAATAATTAACTTCCCCATCCATCGGTAAAATGTTTTATTTCGTTTATGAATGAATGTATACATACTTACCTACTATGAGTTTCACATTCCACTtagcattttattttattgttgttagttaatttagctttagtttcttcaattttcatGGAAAAAAATATGAACCCAGAAATGGATTCATCAGTTGTTGATTTGAACAATTCTTATAAAGAAAGTCCTTCGATCGATCTTACTTCTGATACTGATAATCAATGTCTTGCTTGGAGGTTCTCTCTTATACGTATACTTGATTTACTTCATCTAaaatttgttgatgttgttttaaaCCTAAAATCACCGTGGAAATTGGAAGGTCAATGTAAAATGATTCCCTTAGGAAAAAGATTTTTCACTATTAAGCTAGATAATGAAAGAGATCGAAATATGATTAAAGAAGGGAGATGGGAACTTTTTAATCAAGTTTTATGGATAAGAAACTGGATTCCTGATTTTAGGCCAGAGAATCACAGAACTTCGTTGGCAAATGTTTGGGTTCATCTACCTGGACTTAGCCTGGAGTATTGGGAAGAAAAAACTTTCTTCACTATTGGAAGAGCTCTGGGAGAGCCTGTTAAAATTGATGATGCAACACTGAATTATGAGACAGGATATTATGCTAGAATGCTTATCAGTATAGATTTTGCAAAGAAGGTTCCTAATATACTCTGGATCAAAACAAAGAATGGAGGATTTATGCAATATGTTCTCCTAATTAAACCTCCTAAATTTTGTCAGCACTGTAAAATTGTTGGTCATCTCCTATTGGAATGTAATTTCAAAAATAATCAAAGTAATATAGAAGGAGCAAATAAAGGTGGTGAGCAAGTTAAGAATCCAGTACAAGAAGTTGTTCAACAAAGAGCTCAGAATCAAAGTACTTCTCATAAACAATCTCCAAGTCAAGGCTCTAATCCAAGGCAAAGTTCTAGCAGTCAAAAACACTATGTACAAGAACCTTTTGATATATGTGAATCTCCAATAATTCAAATACTACAAAATACTGGACATAAAGTAACCAGTGGAATACCTATTACTAAAGGAATGTTTTCATCCTTGCAAGAAGAAGAAGTTCAGCAAAATAACTTTTAATCTGAAGACAAGGAAGAATATATGCTTACTTCTGATAGAATACTTCAAATCTCAGAGGATAACCTAATTGAACAAAGTGTAGTTAAATATATTAATGGGAAGGATAGTTCTGTATCACCAGCAAGTGTTCATGTCATTTCATGGTCTAGAGTTGTTCAAAAACCTTCAACAGCCAAGCCATCACATTCTTCAAATGTTGACTCTGAAGTAATCACAAAGGTTAGTGTTGCCAGCTCTTCATCTAATGTTCAAATTCCTAATAAATATGATTTCATAAAAAATCCTGGCAAGGGAGGCCTGAGAGGCCCCCAACCTAAACCATGAAAGTTCTCTTTTGGAATCTTAGAGGCCTTAGAAAAGCAAGGTCTCAAGATAAACTTAGGACACTAATAAAACAATTTAATCCTTTAATAGTTTGGGTCGCTGAACCTAAAGTTTTTTGTAACTCTTCTTtctgcaataaattaaatttgcCTGGAATGCAAAGTATGGTTATACATAATTCAGTTTCAAATAAAAAAGGAAATATATGGTTGTTCTAGAATAAATCATTAGCTACTCCTTCTGTAGTTTCCATGTCTAGTCAGATGATCACAATAAGTATTGATGGAGTTCTTATTTCTAGAGTTCATTCCCATGTTGGAATTAATCAAAGAAAATTCTTATGGTCTGAGATGGAAATTATTAGTGATTTAAAGAagccttggttggttatgggggATTTTAATGTGATTACTTCAAtagaagaaaaagttggtggtagaaGCCCAAAAAAGAAGGCAATGATGGATTTTCTCAATTGTGTCAATAATTGTGAACTTATACAAGCTCCTAAATCTGGAATTCAACACTCTTGGTCTAACTGTCAACatggaaatagaagaatactatgCAATCTGGACAGAGCTGTGTTTAATCAGTTATGGCTTCAAAAGTATGAAGACTGGAGTTATAAAGTTGGTGTCAGGATAGCTTCAGATCACTCTCCTTTGTTGGGAGGAAATGTAAGTATTCTTAAACGAAAAAATGCACCAATGAAATTTCAGAAGATGTGGATTTCTCATCCAAAATTTCTTGAAGTAGTTCAAC
This DNA window, taken from Papaver somniferum cultivar HN1 chromosome 3, ASM357369v1, whole genome shotgun sequence, encodes the following:
- the LOC113360402 gene encoding uncharacterized protein LOC113360402 — encoded protein: MDSSVVDLNNSYKESPSIDLTSDTDNQCLAWRFSLIRILDLLHLKFVDVVLNLKSPWKLEGQCKMIPLGKRFFTIKLDNERDRNMIKEGRWELFNQVLWIRNWIPDFRPENHRTSLANVWVHLPGLSLEYWEEKTFFTIGRALGEPVKIDDATLNYETGYYARMLISIDFAKKVPNILWIKTKNGGFMQYVLLIKPPKFCQHCKIVGHLLLECNFKNNQSNIEGANKGGEQVKNPVQEVVQQRAQNQSTSHKQSPSQGSNPRQSSSSQKHYVQEPFDICESPIIQILQNTGHKVTSGIPITKGMFSSLQEEEVQQNNF
- the LOC113360401 gene encoding protein FAR1-RELATED SEQUENCE 1-like, which codes for MDFGTIGIVKKYGVIPNGKKYHRTIIFDSLSNNLSCSCRRFEFAGFLCSHALKVLSIHNIKSIPTQYILKRWTKDVKSGCTNIHSHSKNADDPKGAIVRRYRELCRLHIQLATMASITDKAYEIAISGLNKTLAEVDASLRGLTLQKTSQTESVTDCVSQQHVVLPANDDNLKVKGIKVKEKEVGVGSSRLPNALKTAVAKVTRKRKPQKTILDAPSNDDSQPVSGIRSQQLLMPHADHVSTFDVLK
- the LOC113358197 gene encoding UDP-glycosyltransferase 92A1-like; this translates as MNTQQQDDDHIIMFPFMAQGHIIPFLALAKLISQRKPNTRITLVSTPLNIKYLQLTLDSETKTIYKNISLAELPFSGTDHGLPPNSENTDSLPSHLIESLFYASETLKPSFDNLITQIITNEKRVPACIISDIFLGWVNDIAERVGAYHISFTTGGGYGTAVYFSMWMYLPHRKNDDDRNDLIEEFHVPEFPDTCRLHISQLPVYLREADKETPFAKFFQKQISLSLKSDGMLCNTVEEIEVLGLETLRKHMDCKPVWTIGPLLPPFLLGNGRDSTNKGVASNLRAGKEFGISPESCIEWLNHKKPSSVLYISFGSQNTIRASKMMELALGLEKSGKCFIWVLRPPSEFDIKSEFRSEWLPQGFVERIKESQRGLLVKKWAPQLEILCHKSTGAFLSHCGWNSVLESLSQGVPIIGWPLAAEQCYNSKMMEEEMGVCMELARVDGQVANEDVKKIIEQVMDSSKGDEMRKKAMVIGEKIRASMTEDKGEGDCQKGSSIRSVDDFLATVTSKN